The Flavobacterium galactosidilyticum nucleotide sequence AATGATTATAGAAAGTGCGGAACGTTTTGGATTGTCACAGCTCCATCAACTTCGGGGTCGAGTGGGTCGTGGTGCAGAACAAAGTTACTGTATATTAATGACTAGCCATAAAATGAGTGCTGATAGCAAAACCAGAATGGAAACGATGGTTAGCACGAATGACGGTTTCGAAATTGCCGAAGTCGACTTAAAACTTCGTGGTCCCGGAAATTTGATGGGAACGCAACAGAGCGGTGTACTTAGCCTACAAATTGCAGATTTAGTTAGAGATCGAGATACTTTGGCTTTAGCCAGAAATTATGCTATGAAATTGTTGAAGGAAGATCCTGCAATGCAAAAACTAGAACATAGTGCATTAAGAGTCGTTTTCATTGAAATGACCAAGAAGAAAAACATCTGGAACTACATTAGCTGATCTTTTTTTTAGCTCCCATTTAAACCTAAACCGTTTTTTAAAGTCTTATTACTCTAAGACTTTTAAAGATTCAGAAATTGAATTTTTTATGTTTTAATTAATATTTGTATGTACAAGTGTTAAATAATAATTAACATATCAACTATTTACAATACTAAAAACTAAATTTGTTTTTGTCGAAATAATAAAAATTGATACCTATTCTTACTTTATAAATTAAAATATGAAAATTAAATACCTAGTTTACACATTATTAGCTGTTGGAATTATTGGATTTATTGGCTACCGAATCAACTCTAACAGTAGTAAGGGCGGAGATTCAAAAAGTCCAAAAGGAAAGTCTAAATCGATTACCGTAAATGGAATCGTTGTAAAATATGAGACTTTTGACAATAATTTATCGCTTTCGGGTTCCATTGAAGCTAATGAACAAGTAGAAATTCGCAGTGAAGTGTCAGGAATTGTGGAAGGAATTTATTTTCAGGAAGGAAGCTTTGTAAATAAAGGTCAAGTACTTTTTAAAGTGAATGATATTGAGTTAAGAGCGCAATTACGACAAACTTCAACTAAAGAAGGATTAGCAGCAGAAAACGAAAGAAGAGCAAAATTACTTTTGCAAAAAGAAGCAATTAGTCAAGAAGAATATGATTTAGCTAGAGCCGATTTAAAATCAGCGCAAGCGCAAAGTCAATTGATTCAGGCACAAATTGCAAAAACATCTGTTAGAGCGCCATTTTCAGGGAAAATTGGTTTACGTTCCATATCACCTGGAACCTATATTACTCCTGCGATTTTAGTTACCAAATTAGTTAATACAGGCAAATTGAAAATTACTTTTTCTATTCCAGAAAAATATGCAAGTCAGGTTAAGACAAATACTACAATAAGCTTTAAAGTTGCAGGTTCTCAAAATAGATATTCTGCAAAAATTTATGCTATCGAACCAGAAATTGCAGTTGCAACAAGAACTTTACAAGTTCGTGCGATTGCTGAAAATAAAGATGGAAAATTGTTACCAGGAACATTTGCTGATGTAGAATTACCTCTAGACATCATTAAAGACGCAATTGTAGTTCCTACTGAAGCCATTATCCCTATACAAAATGGGAAGAAAATTTTTATCACTACTAATGGATTAGCAAAAGAAATAATGATAGAAACGGCTACAAGAACAGAGACTTCTGTTTTAGTGCTTTCTGGCCTAAAAGAGGGAGATACCGTTTTGACAAATGGCGTAATGGCATTAAAAAATGACGATCCAGTTAAAGTTATTGTAAAGTAAAATATGCTCGTAGATTACTTTTTCAAATCTAAAGGCAGCAATCAAAAATCTAAAATCTAAATGAGTTTATCAACTACAAGTATTAGAAGACCAGTAATGACCATCGTCATCAATTTGGCCATTGTGTTATTCGGGATAATAGGATATACTTTTCTGGGCGTTCGAGAGTTTCCATCCATTGACCCTGCTCAAGTTTCTATTCGTACGAATTACGCTGGTGCAAATGCTGATATTATCGAATCGCAAATTACAGAACCATTAGAAAAAGCAATCAACTCGATTGACGGAATTCGGAATGTAACTTCTTCAAGTGCGCAAGGAAGCAGTAATATTACTATCGAGTTTAATTTGGATAAAAATCTGGAAGATGCTGCTAACGATGTTCGTGATAAAGTGTCTCAGGCAGTTCGAAATCTTCCTCAAGATATTGACTCTCCTCCAGTTGTTTCAAAGGCTGATGCCAATGGTGAAGCAATTATTTCCATGACAGTTCAAAGTGATACTCGAAGTGCGCTAGAACTGAGTGATTATGCTGAAAATGTAATTTCGCAACGTTTAGAAACAATTCCTGGCGTAAGTGGTGTCCAAATTTGGGGTCAAAAAAGATACGCAATGCGTTTGTGGATAGATCCTGTAAAGTTAGCTTCTTATGGTTGCACTGTTTCAGAAGTTCGAAATGCATTGAATAAGCAGAATGTTGAATTACCGTCCGGAAAATTAACCGGCGCTAATACGGAGTTAACTGTAAAAACGGTTGGAAATCTTTCTACTGCAGAAGAATTCAATAATATTATCATCCGTTCAGAAGGCGATAAAATTGTTCGCTTGAGCGATATTGGTAGCGCTAGTATTGGTCCAGAAAACATCGAAACTAAAATGACACAGTCGGGAACTCCGTTAGTTGGTGTTGCTATTGTTCCACTACCTGGTGCTAATTATTTGGATATTTCCAAAGAATTTTACAAAGTTTTTGAAGCTTTGAAAAAGGATTTACCAAAAGATATTAAATTAAACATTGCTATTGACAACACTATTTTTGTCAAAAGATCAGTTATTGAAGTAGCAGAAACATTAGGGATTTCGATAATTCTGGTAATCTTGATTATCTTTTTATTTTTCAGAGATTGGGCAATTGCATTTAGACCATTAATTGACATTCCTGTTTCATTAATTGCTACTTTCTTTATTATGTGGCTTTTTGGATTCTCGATAAACGTATTGACTTTACTTGCCATTGTATTAGCAACAGGACTTGTAGTTGACGATGGAATTGTAGTTACCGAAAATATTTTTAAGAAAGTAGAAGAAGGAATGACTCCAATCGAGGCTGCAATAAAAGGCTCCAATGAAATCTTTTTTGCAGTAATCTCTATTTCTGTAACTTTAGCCGCAGTATTCTTGCCTGTGATATTCCTCGAAGGATTTGTTGGTCGATTATTTAGAGAATTTGGCGTCGTAATTGGCGCAGCGGTTTTGATTTCTGCATTTGTATCACTGACTTTAACACCTATGTTGAATGCCTACTTGATGAAAAGTGGTGAGCAAAAAAAATCAAATTTCTATCTTAAAACGGAGCCTTATTTCCAGAGACTAAATAAAGGATATGCTGATTCATTAGCTAAGTTTATGAAAAGAAAATGGTTGAGTTTCCCTATTTTATTGGTTTGTTTTGGATTGATTTATCTGTTTTTTAATTTGTTACAAAAAGAAACAGCACCGTACGATGACAGAAGTAGTTTTGTGATGCGCATGACTACTCCAGAAGGCTCTTCTTACGAATACACAGATAGATTTATGCAAGAAATATCAAAATTAGTTGATGATTCTATTGCCGGAAAAAAAGTGAGTTTGGTTATTACCTCGCCTGGTTTCGGATCTTCATCAGTAAATAGTGGTTTTATTCGCGTTTCTTTAGTAGACCCAAGTGAAAGAACCGATTCTCAAAAAGAAATTGCCGAGAAATTAACAAAATGGACTAAACGGTATCCTGAAGCAAAAACTTCCATTATTGAACAACCTACAATTGCAGTAAACAGACGCGGAGGTTTACCAATTCAGTATATCATTCAAGCTCCAAATTTTGAAAAACTAAGAGAGAAGATTCCAGTTTTCATGGACGAGGCTGCTAAAAATGAAAC carries:
- a CDS encoding efflux RND transporter periplasmic adaptor subunit: MKIKYLVYTLLAVGIIGFIGYRINSNSSKGGDSKSPKGKSKSITVNGIVVKYETFDNNLSLSGSIEANEQVEIRSEVSGIVEGIYFQEGSFVNKGQVLFKVNDIELRAQLRQTSTKEGLAAENERRAKLLLQKEAISQEEYDLARADLKSAQAQSQLIQAQIAKTSVRAPFSGKIGLRSISPGTYITPAILVTKLVNTGKLKITFSIPEKYASQVKTNTTISFKVAGSQNRYSAKIYAIEPEIAVATRTLQVRAIAENKDGKLLPGTFADVELPLDIIKDAIVVPTEAIIPIQNGKKIFITTNGLAKEIMIETATRTETSVLVLSGLKEGDTVLTNGVMALKNDDPVKVIVK
- a CDS encoding efflux RND transporter permease subunit — encoded protein: MSLSTTSIRRPVMTIVINLAIVLFGIIGYTFLGVREFPSIDPAQVSIRTNYAGANADIIESQITEPLEKAINSIDGIRNVTSSSAQGSSNITIEFNLDKNLEDAANDVRDKVSQAVRNLPQDIDSPPVVSKADANGEAIISMTVQSDTRSALELSDYAENVISQRLETIPGVSGVQIWGQKRYAMRLWIDPVKLASYGCTVSEVRNALNKQNVELPSGKLTGANTELTVKTVGNLSTAEEFNNIIIRSEGDKIVRLSDIGSASIGPENIETKMTQSGTPLVGVAIVPLPGANYLDISKEFYKVFEALKKDLPKDIKLNIAIDNTIFVKRSVIEVAETLGISIILVILIIFLFFRDWAIAFRPLIDIPVSLIATFFIMWLFGFSINVLTLLAIVLATGLVVDDGIVVTENIFKKVEEGMTPIEAAIKGSNEIFFAVISISVTLAAVFLPVIFLEGFVGRLFREFGVVIGAAVLISAFVSLTLTPMLNAYLMKSGEQKKSNFYLKTEPYFQRLNKGYADSLAKFMKRKWLSFPILLVCFGLIYLFFNLLQKETAPYDDRSSFVMRMTTPEGSSYEYTDRFMQEISKLVDDSIAGKKVSLVITSPGFGSSSVNSGFIRVSLVDPSERTDSQKEIAEKLTKWTKRYPEAKTSIIEQPTIAVNRRGGLPIQYIIQAPNFEKLREKIPVFMDEAAKNETFSITDVNLKFNKPEINVTIDREKAESLGISVIDIAQTLQLSLSGQRFGYFMRNGKQYQVIGQFDQKDRSKPLDLTSMFVKNNKGELIQMDNVVNVEEQSNPPQLYHNNRYLSATVSAGLAPGKSINDGIDAMNEIKAKVLDDTFTTDLGGESRDFVESSSNTAFAFGLALLLIFLILSAQFESFIDPFIIILTVPMAVAGALFSLWLFNQTWNIFSQIGTVMLIGLVTKNGILIVEFANQLREQGKPKLEAILEASEARLRPILMTSLAISLGALPIAISFGAASTSRMGMGVVIVGGTIFSLVLTLFVIPAMYLMWSKARKHYPEFDHIEEYEKDVK